A window from Malania oleifera isolate guangnan ecotype guangnan chromosome 7, ASM2987363v1, whole genome shotgun sequence encodes these proteins:
- the LOC131159894 gene encoding G-type lectin S-receptor-like serine/threonine-protein kinase At4g27290 isoform X1 codes for MGFLCFLFVIIELQCELLKSSSAADTIRPSQFLRDGNTLVSRGGKFELGFFSPGSTNRFYLGIWYKTIPDRTIVWVANRDKPIQDPPGALTINGNGSLLLLGRNQTVVWSSEQPATTTYPAAQLLDTGNFVVRSDEQKDAKSGSGSYLWQSFDHISDTLLPGMKVGADLRTGLVRRVSSWKSPDDPSPGQLSYEMELNAYPEPVMRKGSAKVFRNGPWNGLRFSGSAVIEPDPIIHVQVVDNSEEVYYMYKVNNDSIISMYRLNDTTSSGHRYFWVQTGKTWKIYLSTPRDYCDNYGLCGAYGVCVISESPVCQCMKGFVPKSPAKWNAMDWSDGCVRNKPLTCGEGDGFAKLEGLKLPDTERTWVSKSMGPKECKANCLANCSCVAYAQFDITGSGSGCVMWFGDLVDMRQLPVRDQPLYIRMPFAELMTEGRSTEEHIILLAVVVFISMDSGIIILIHYISKARRKLKESNNVENSYTKEMQEEDMELPTFDMASIANATNNFSIDMKLGEGGFGPVYKGTLPDGQGIAVKRLSLTSGQGLNEFKNEVTLMAKLQHRNLVKLLGCCDEGDERILIYEYMPNRSLDFFLFDQTKSKLLEWSTRFHIIFGIARGLLYLHQDSRLRIIHRDLKASNILLDNEMNAKISDFGLARCFGNTQITANTTRVVGTYGYMAPEYTIDGLFSIKSDVFSFGVLLLEIVTGKKNKGFYHASHNLNLIGEAWRLWKEGRPLELITNAPYEDSCHVSEILRCIHVGLLCVQHKPCDRPSMSSVVLMLSSENTLSQPKKPGFFMDRNLLEEVGTSNQNTLNSVNQISITLLQAR; via the exons ATGGGTTTCCTGTGTTTCCTGTTTGTGATTATAGAATTACAGTGCGAGCTCCTCAAAAGCTCCAGTGCAGCAGATACCATTAGGCCTTCCCAATTTCTGAGGGACGGCAACACCTTGGTTTCCAGAGGTGGAAAGTTTGAACTGGGTTTCTTCAGCCCTGGTAGTACCAACCGATTCTACCTTGGAATATGGTACAAAACCATCCCAGACCGAACAATTGTTTGGGTTGCAAATAGAGACAAACCCATCCAAGACCCCCCCGGGGCTTTGACCATCAACGGCAACGGCAGTCTCCTGCTTCTCGGCCGGAATCAGACCGTCGTGTGGTCGTCCGAACAGCCCGCTACTACTACTTATCCAGCAGCACAGCTCTTGGACACCGGAAATTTTGTTGTAAGATCAGATGAGCAGAAAGACGCCAAATCTGGAAGTGGTAGTTATTTGTGGCAAAGCTTTGACCACATATCTGATACTCTACTCCCTGGGATGAAGGTTGGAGCAGACTTAAGGACCGGTTTGGTCCGGCGCGTGTCGTCTTGGAAGAGCCCCGACGATCCGTCTCCGGGGCAGCTCAGCTACGAGATGGAATTAAACGCTTACCCCGAGCCTGTGATGAGAAAAGGTTCTGCCAAGGTCTTCCGGAACGGGCCCTGGAATGGCCTCCGGTTCAGCGGATCTGCGGTGATCGAGCCAGACCCCATTATTCATGTCCAGGTAGTGGACAATTCAGAGGAAGTGTACTACATGTATAAAGTGAACAATGACTCTATCATCAGCATGTACCGGTTGAATGACACCACGAGCTCCGGGCATCGATACTTTTGGGTTCAAACCGGAAAGACTTGGAAAATCTACCTATCGACTCCCAGAGACTACTGCGATAACTACGGCTTGTGCGGTGCCTATGGGGTTTGCGTGATCTCCGAGTCGCCGGTTTGCCAGTGTATGAAGGGGTTTGTGCCCAAGTCGCCCGCAAAATGGAACGCGATGGATTGGTCAGATGGGTGCGTGCGAAACAAGCCGCTGACGTGTGGGGAGGGAGACGGGTTTGCTAAGCTTGAAGGGTTGAAACTTCCGGATACTGAGAGGACCTGGGTGAGTAAAAGCATGGGTCCAAAGGAATGCAAGGCAAACTGCTTGGCCAACTGTTCTTGCGTGGCATACGCACAGTTCGATATTACAGGCTCTGGCAGTGGGTGTGTCATGTGGTTTGGCGATCTGGTGGACATGCGGCAGCTCCCGGTGAGGGACCAGCCGTTGTATATTCGAATGCCATTCGCAGAATTGA TGACAGAAGGCCGGAGTACTGAGGAACATATAATACTGCTGGCAGTTGTAGTTTTCATTTCCATGGATTCAGGGATCATTATACTCATCCATTACATCTCTAAAGCCAGGAGAAAATTGAAAG agagcAACAACGTAGAAAATAGTTACACTAAAGAAATGCAAGAGGAAGATATGGAGCTACCAACATTTGACATGGCTAGCATAGCTAATGCCACTAATAATTTTTCGATTGACATGAAACTTGGAGAAGGTGGTTTTGGACCTGTGTACAAG GGCACACTACCAGATGGTCAAGGAATTGCTGTGAAGAGGCTTTCCTTGACTTCTGGACAAGGATTgaatgaattcaaaaatgaagttACACTCATGGCAAAGCTTCAACACCGAAATCTAGTGAAACTTCTTGGTTGTTGCGACGAAGGAGATGAAAGAATATTGATCTACGAATACATGCCTAATAGAAGCTTGGACTTCTTTTTATTTG atcaaacaaAAAGTAAATTATTAGAGTGGTCAACGCGTTTCCACATTATTTTTGGAATTGCTCGGGGACTTCTGTATCTTCATCAAGATTCCAGATTGAGAATTATCCATAGAGATTTAAAAGCAAGTAATATCTTACTTGATAATGAGATGAACGCAAAAATTTCAGACTTTGGCTTGGCTAGATGTTTTGGAAATACTCAAATCACCGCAAACACAACTAGAGTGGTTGGAACTTA TGGTTACATGGCACCAGAATACACTATTGATGGGTTGTTCTCGATAAAATCCGATGTCTTTAGCTTTGGTGTTTTATTACTCGAGATAGTAACTGGAAAGAAGAATAAAGGATTTTATCATGCAAGCCACAATCTTAATCTTATTGGAGAA GCATGGAGATTGTGGAAAGAAGGTAGACCCTTGGAGTTGATTACTAATGCACCATATGAAGACTCATGCCATGTATCAGAAATTCTGAGATGCATCCATGTTGGATTGTTGTGCGTGCAACATAAACCTTGTGATAGGCCAAGCATGTCTTCTGTGGTTCTGATGCTGAGTAGCGAAAACACACTATCTCAACCCAAAAAGCCAGGATTTTTCATGGATAGAAATCTACTAGAAGAAGTAGGTACATCcaatcaaaacacattaaattcTGTAAATCAGATTTCAATTACACTATTACAAGCTCGATAA
- the LOC131159894 gene encoding G-type lectin S-receptor-like serine/threonine-protein kinase At4g27290 isoform X2: protein MGFLCFLFVIIELQCELLKSSSAADTIRPSQFLRDGNTLVSRGGKFELGFFSPGSTNRFYLGIWYKTIPDRTIVWVANRDKPIQDPPGALTINGNGSLLLLGRNQTVVWSSEQPATTTYPAAQLLDTGNFVVRSDEQKDAKSGSGSYLWQSFDHISDTLLPGMKVGADLRTGLVRRVSSWKSPDDPSPGQLSYEMELNAYPEPVMRKGSAKVFRNGPWNGLRFSGSAVIEPDPIIHVQVVDNSEEVYYMYKVNNDSIISMYRLNDTTSSGHRYFWVQTGKTWKIYLSTPRDYCDNYGLCGAYGVCVISESPVCQCMKGFVPKSPAKWNAMDWSDGCVRNKPLTCGEGDGFAKLEGLKLPDTERTWVSKSMGPKECKANCLANCSCVAYAQFDITGSGSGCVMWFGDLVDMRQLPVRDQPLYIRMPFAELKGRSTEEHIILLAVVVFISMDSGIIILIHYISKARRKLKESNNVENSYTKEMQEEDMELPTFDMASIANATNNFSIDMKLGEGGFGPVYKGTLPDGQGIAVKRLSLTSGQGLNEFKNEVTLMAKLQHRNLVKLLGCCDEGDERILIYEYMPNRSLDFFLFDQTKSKLLEWSTRFHIIFGIARGLLYLHQDSRLRIIHRDLKASNILLDNEMNAKISDFGLARCFGNTQITANTTRVVGTYGYMAPEYTIDGLFSIKSDVFSFGVLLLEIVTGKKNKGFYHASHNLNLIGEAWRLWKEGRPLELITNAPYEDSCHVSEILRCIHVGLLCVQHKPCDRPSMSSVVLMLSSENTLSQPKKPGFFMDRNLLEEVGTSNQNTLNSVNQISITLLQAR from the exons ATGGGTTTCCTGTGTTTCCTGTTTGTGATTATAGAATTACAGTGCGAGCTCCTCAAAAGCTCCAGTGCAGCAGATACCATTAGGCCTTCCCAATTTCTGAGGGACGGCAACACCTTGGTTTCCAGAGGTGGAAAGTTTGAACTGGGTTTCTTCAGCCCTGGTAGTACCAACCGATTCTACCTTGGAATATGGTACAAAACCATCCCAGACCGAACAATTGTTTGGGTTGCAAATAGAGACAAACCCATCCAAGACCCCCCCGGGGCTTTGACCATCAACGGCAACGGCAGTCTCCTGCTTCTCGGCCGGAATCAGACCGTCGTGTGGTCGTCCGAACAGCCCGCTACTACTACTTATCCAGCAGCACAGCTCTTGGACACCGGAAATTTTGTTGTAAGATCAGATGAGCAGAAAGACGCCAAATCTGGAAGTGGTAGTTATTTGTGGCAAAGCTTTGACCACATATCTGATACTCTACTCCCTGGGATGAAGGTTGGAGCAGACTTAAGGACCGGTTTGGTCCGGCGCGTGTCGTCTTGGAAGAGCCCCGACGATCCGTCTCCGGGGCAGCTCAGCTACGAGATGGAATTAAACGCTTACCCCGAGCCTGTGATGAGAAAAGGTTCTGCCAAGGTCTTCCGGAACGGGCCCTGGAATGGCCTCCGGTTCAGCGGATCTGCGGTGATCGAGCCAGACCCCATTATTCATGTCCAGGTAGTGGACAATTCAGAGGAAGTGTACTACATGTATAAAGTGAACAATGACTCTATCATCAGCATGTACCGGTTGAATGACACCACGAGCTCCGGGCATCGATACTTTTGGGTTCAAACCGGAAAGACTTGGAAAATCTACCTATCGACTCCCAGAGACTACTGCGATAACTACGGCTTGTGCGGTGCCTATGGGGTTTGCGTGATCTCCGAGTCGCCGGTTTGCCAGTGTATGAAGGGGTTTGTGCCCAAGTCGCCCGCAAAATGGAACGCGATGGATTGGTCAGATGGGTGCGTGCGAAACAAGCCGCTGACGTGTGGGGAGGGAGACGGGTTTGCTAAGCTTGAAGGGTTGAAACTTCCGGATACTGAGAGGACCTGGGTGAGTAAAAGCATGGGTCCAAAGGAATGCAAGGCAAACTGCTTGGCCAACTGTTCTTGCGTGGCATACGCACAGTTCGATATTACAGGCTCTGGCAGTGGGTGTGTCATGTGGTTTGGCGATCTGGTGGACATGCGGCAGCTCCCGGTGAGGGACCAGCCGTTGTATATTCGAATGCCATTCGCAGAATTGA AAGGCCGGAGTACTGAGGAACATATAATACTGCTGGCAGTTGTAGTTTTCATTTCCATGGATTCAGGGATCATTATACTCATCCATTACATCTCTAAAGCCAGGAGAAAATTGAAAG agagcAACAACGTAGAAAATAGTTACACTAAAGAAATGCAAGAGGAAGATATGGAGCTACCAACATTTGACATGGCTAGCATAGCTAATGCCACTAATAATTTTTCGATTGACATGAAACTTGGAGAAGGTGGTTTTGGACCTGTGTACAAG GGCACACTACCAGATGGTCAAGGAATTGCTGTGAAGAGGCTTTCCTTGACTTCTGGACAAGGATTgaatgaattcaaaaatgaagttACACTCATGGCAAAGCTTCAACACCGAAATCTAGTGAAACTTCTTGGTTGTTGCGACGAAGGAGATGAAAGAATATTGATCTACGAATACATGCCTAATAGAAGCTTGGACTTCTTTTTATTTG atcaaacaaAAAGTAAATTATTAGAGTGGTCAACGCGTTTCCACATTATTTTTGGAATTGCTCGGGGACTTCTGTATCTTCATCAAGATTCCAGATTGAGAATTATCCATAGAGATTTAAAAGCAAGTAATATCTTACTTGATAATGAGATGAACGCAAAAATTTCAGACTTTGGCTTGGCTAGATGTTTTGGAAATACTCAAATCACCGCAAACACAACTAGAGTGGTTGGAACTTA TGGTTACATGGCACCAGAATACACTATTGATGGGTTGTTCTCGATAAAATCCGATGTCTTTAGCTTTGGTGTTTTATTACTCGAGATAGTAACTGGAAAGAAGAATAAAGGATTTTATCATGCAAGCCACAATCTTAATCTTATTGGAGAA GCATGGAGATTGTGGAAAGAAGGTAGACCCTTGGAGTTGATTACTAATGCACCATATGAAGACTCATGCCATGTATCAGAAATTCTGAGATGCATCCATGTTGGATTGTTGTGCGTGCAACATAAACCTTGTGATAGGCCAAGCATGTCTTCTGTGGTTCTGATGCTGAGTAGCGAAAACACACTATCTCAACCCAAAAAGCCAGGATTTTTCATGGATAGAAATCTACTAGAAGAAGTAGGTACATCcaatcaaaacacattaaattcTGTAAATCAGATTTCAATTACACTATTACAAGCTCGATAA